A genomic region of Streptomyces rimosus contains the following coding sequences:
- a CDS encoding esterase-like activity of phytase family protein: protein MRVRSAVVRITAAVLAVGCITACADGAPTAVPGPMARDSARATAPGGVVGGAGTSAASVRAKASCTAGKCTDNSRASGSENRPGTGGGRHPCSPSVSLDRYSDALDKTTFQGTFIGNLSALARDTDGSIAAVSDRSVLIGLDGRTHRPVRAAKITDEQGAVLDAEGLAVEPGGTYLVSSETEPSVRRYDRSGALLGRLPVPDALRVAPAGRAQSNQTFEGLALRPGGGTLTAAMEGPLTGDGKDTAGRPLLRFQTWHRYGARTGPAPYRPGKQYAYPVDAGLGVSEIAALSDGRLLVLERGFTAGVGNTVRLYLADPRRAADVSDVAKLPGGKTVRAAHKKLLADLGVCPSLGAPAHQPQTNPLLDNIEGMTITGRAPGGRLRLLLVSDDNESPKQITRLYELTVRPGGH from the coding sequence GTGCGCGTACGTTCCGCGGTTGTCCGTATCACCGCAGCAGTGCTGGCCGTCGGCTGTATCACGGCGTGTGCCGACGGGGCTCCGACGGCGGTGCCGGGCCCGATGGCCCGGGACTCGGCCCGGGCCACCGCGCCGGGCGGGGTGGTCGGCGGCGCGGGGACGTCCGCCGCCTCCGTCCGCGCGAAGGCGTCCTGCACCGCCGGGAAATGTACGGACAACTCGCGCGCGAGCGGAAGCGAAAATCGCCCGGGAACGGGCGGCGGCCGGCACCCCTGCTCCCCGTCCGTCTCCCTCGACCGCTACTCCGACGCCCTGGACAAGACCACCTTCCAGGGCACCTTCATCGGCAACCTCTCCGCCCTGGCCCGCGACACCGACGGCTCCATCGCCGCCGTGTCCGACCGTTCCGTATTGATCGGGCTGGACGGCCGCACCCACCGGCCCGTACGGGCAGCCAAGATCACGGACGAGCAGGGCGCCGTCCTCGACGCCGAGGGCCTGGCCGTCGAACCGGGCGGCACCTACCTCGTCTCCTCCGAGACCGAGCCTTCCGTGCGGCGCTACGACCGTTCCGGCGCGCTCCTCGGGCGCCTGCCCGTCCCCGACGCCCTACGGGTCGCACCGGCCGGGCGGGCCCAGAGCAACCAGACCTTCGAGGGCCTCGCTCTCAGGCCCGGTGGCGGCACACTCACCGCCGCCATGGAAGGCCCGCTCACCGGCGACGGCAAGGACACGGCGGGCCGCCCGCTGCTGCGCTTCCAGACCTGGCATCGGTACGGCGCCCGGACCGGCCCCGCGCCGTACCGGCCCGGCAAGCAGTACGCGTACCCGGTGGACGCCGGACTGGGTGTCTCGGAAATCGCCGCTCTCTCCGACGGGCGGCTGCTCGTCCTGGAACGCGGCTTCACGGCCGGCGTCGGCAACACCGTGCGCCTCTACCTCGCCGATCCGCGCCGCGCCGCCGACGTCAGTGACGTCGCGAAGCTGCCCGGCGGCAAGACCGTACGCGCCGCCCACAAGAAACTCCTCGCCGACCTCGGCGTCTGCCCCTCCCTGGGCGCCCCCGCCCACCAGCCGCAGACCAACCCGCTGCTGGACAACATCGAAGGCATGACGATCACCGGCCGCGCCCCCGGCGGACGGCTGCGCCTCCTCCTGGTCAGCGACGACAACGAGAGCCCGAAGCAGATCACCCGCCTCTACGAGCTGACGGTGCGCCCCGGCGGCCACTGA
- a CDS encoding ABC transporter ATP-binding protein, whose translation MTGTGTEPSRQGGWARRLTRLCWQYRKDVLLALGSSLAGMGVMALVPLIPKLIIDDVIVSHERPLAPWATLLVVAALAVYGLTYVRRYYGGRLALDVQHDLRTRMFRSIARLDGHRQDELSTGQVVGRATSDLQLIQSLLFMLPMMIGNVLLFAISLVVMVVLSPLLTVVALAVAPALWFIAQRSRNRLYPATWYAQGQAAAVAGVVDGAVSGVRVVKGFGQEEQEAGKLRTVSRRLFAGRLRTVRLNARYTPALQAVPSLGQVAMLALGGWLATNGQITLGTFVAFSTYLAQLVAPVRMLAMMLTVGQQARAGVERVFELVDTEPVIEERPDAHELPADAPATVEFEHVSFGYGNGRPVLEDFSLRIEPGETVAVVGTSGSGKSTVSLLLPRFYDATEGRVLVGGHDVRDLTLESLRAAIGLVPENSFLFSDSLRDNIAYGTPDATDEQIRIAARAAQADGFISALPDGYGTEVGEQGLTLSGGQRQRVALARAILTDPRLLVLDDATSAVDARVEHEIHEALRGVMAGRTTLLIAHRASTLALADRVAVLDGGRLVDIGTREELEERCELYRRLLTDPEELGGTDRDPAGTTSENAAPDHRVQGITPELWNRSGKESGSEAADAAPGMPATPELLAQVAALPPATDTPDIDEEQAARPEKSYGLRRLLRGFGGPLAVALALVAVDAVAGLLLPVLIRHGIDDGVRRAQLAGVWTAAGLALFVVLAQWAAQVGSNRMTGRTGERVLYSLRVKIFAQLQRLGLDYYERELTGKIMTRMTTDVDALSTFLQTGLVTAVVSVLTFFGILVALLVIDVQLALVVFATLPPLIIGTYFFRKQSVKAYELARERISVVNGDLQESVAGLRIVQAFRRERSGADRFAERSHAYRAARVRGQFLISVYFPFVQLLSSVAAALVLIVGAGRVGEGTLSAGALVAYLLYIDLFFAPVQQLSQVFDGYQQAAVSLGRIQELLREPTTTPQSERPRPVGELAGEIVFDDVHFRYGGGTDEPDAPRGTGALDGSDVTALSGISLTIPAGQTVAFVGETGAGKSTLVKLVARFYDPTSGAVRVDGTDLRELDLTGYRHRLGVVPQESYLFAGTVRDAIAYGRPDATDAEVEAAARAVGAHDMIAGLDGGYLHEVAERGRNLSAGQRQLLALARAELVDPDILLLDEATAALDLATESAVNEATDRLSGRRTTLVVAHRLTTAARADRVVVLDHGRVAEDGTHAQLLARGGRYAELWRTFTGEEESVAA comes from the coding sequence GTGACGGGGACGGGGACCGAACCATCGAGACAGGGTGGCTGGGCGCGGCGGCTGACGCGGCTGTGCTGGCAGTACAGGAAGGACGTACTGCTCGCGCTCGGCTCGTCACTCGCCGGGATGGGCGTGATGGCCCTGGTCCCGCTCATCCCGAAGCTGATCATCGACGATGTGATCGTCAGCCATGAGCGGCCGCTCGCACCCTGGGCGACCCTGCTGGTCGTCGCCGCGCTCGCCGTCTACGGGCTGACGTACGTACGCCGCTATTACGGCGGACGGCTCGCTCTCGACGTCCAGCACGACCTGCGTACCCGGATGTTCCGGTCGATCGCGCGGCTGGACGGGCACCGGCAGGACGAGCTGAGCACCGGCCAGGTCGTCGGCCGCGCCACCAGCGATCTGCAGCTCATCCAGAGCCTGCTGTTCATGCTCCCGATGATGATCGGGAACGTGCTGCTCTTCGCGATCTCCCTGGTCGTGATGGTGGTGCTCTCCCCGCTGCTCACCGTCGTCGCGCTCGCCGTCGCCCCCGCGCTGTGGTTCATCGCCCAGCGCAGCCGCAACCGCCTCTACCCCGCCACCTGGTACGCGCAGGGACAGGCCGCCGCCGTCGCGGGCGTCGTCGACGGCGCGGTCTCCGGCGTCCGCGTCGTCAAGGGCTTCGGCCAGGAGGAGCAGGAGGCCGGCAAGCTGCGTACGGTCAGCCGCCGACTCTTCGCCGGCCGGCTCCGCACCGTACGGCTCAACGCCCGCTACACCCCCGCCCTCCAGGCCGTCCCCTCCCTCGGTCAGGTCGCCATGCTGGCGCTCGGCGGCTGGCTGGCCACCAACGGGCAGATCACCCTCGGCACCTTCGTCGCCTTCTCCACCTACCTCGCCCAGCTCGTCGCGCCGGTCCGGATGCTGGCGATGATGCTGACCGTCGGGCAGCAGGCACGGGCCGGCGTGGAGCGGGTCTTCGAGCTGGTCGACACCGAACCGGTCATCGAGGAACGCCCGGACGCGCACGAACTGCCCGCGGACGCGCCCGCCACGGTCGAGTTCGAACATGTCTCCTTCGGCTACGGCAACGGCCGCCCCGTTCTGGAGGACTTCTCGCTGCGCATCGAGCCCGGCGAGACCGTCGCCGTCGTCGGCACTTCCGGCAGCGGCAAGTCCACCGTCTCGCTGCTGCTGCCGCGCTTCTACGACGCGACCGAGGGCCGCGTCCTGGTGGGCGGCCACGATGTACGCGACCTGACCCTGGAATCGCTGCGCGCGGCCATCGGCCTCGTACCGGAGAACAGCTTCCTGTTCTCCGACTCCCTGCGCGACAACATCGCTTACGGAACGCCGGACGCCACCGACGAGCAGATACGTATCGCCGCGCGTGCCGCACAGGCCGACGGATTCATATCCGCCCTGCCGGACGGGTACGGCACCGAGGTCGGCGAGCAGGGGCTGACCCTGTCCGGCGGACAGCGCCAGCGGGTCGCGCTGGCCCGCGCGATCCTCACCGACCCGCGGCTGCTGGTCCTGGACGACGCGACCTCCGCCGTGGACGCCCGTGTCGAGCACGAGATCCACGAGGCGCTGCGCGGCGTGATGGCGGGCCGTACGACGCTGCTGATCGCGCACCGCGCCTCCACCCTCGCCCTCGCCGACCGCGTCGCCGTCCTGGACGGCGGCCGACTGGTCGACATCGGTACGCGCGAGGAACTGGAGGAACGCTGCGAGCTGTACCGCCGGCTGCTGACCGACCCGGAGGAACTGGGCGGTACCGACCGCGACCCGGCGGGCACGACGTCGGAGAACGCTGCTCCCGACCACCGCGTGCAGGGCATCACGCCGGAGCTGTGGAACCGCTCCGGCAAGGAATCGGGTTCCGAAGCAGCCGACGCAGCCCCCGGTATGCCCGCCACCCCCGAACTCCTCGCCCAGGTCGCCGCGCTCCCGCCCGCGACCGACACCCCCGACATCGACGAGGAACAGGCAGCCCGTCCCGAGAAGTCCTACGGACTGCGGCGCCTCCTGCGCGGATTCGGCGGCCCGCTCGCCGTCGCCCTCGCACTGGTAGCCGTGGACGCCGTGGCCGGATTGCTGCTCCCGGTCCTCATCCGCCACGGCATCGACGACGGCGTACGGCGCGCGCAACTGGCCGGCGTCTGGACGGCCGCCGGGCTGGCCCTGTTCGTCGTACTCGCCCAGTGGGCGGCCCAGGTCGGCTCGAACCGTATGACGGGCCGTACCGGCGAACGCGTCCTGTACTCGCTGCGCGTCAAGATCTTCGCGCAGCTCCAGCGCCTCGGCCTCGACTACTACGAGCGCGAGCTGACCGGCAAGATCATGACGCGGATGACGACGGACGTGGACGCCCTGTCCACGTTCCTGCAGACCGGCCTGGTCACCGCCGTCGTCTCCGTACTGACCTTCTTCGGCATACTCGTCGCCCTCCTGGTCATCGACGTCCAGCTGGCCCTGGTCGTCTTCGCCACCCTCCCGCCGCTGATCATCGGTACGTACTTCTTCCGCAAGCAGAGCGTCAAGGCGTACGAACTGGCCCGTGAACGCATCAGCGTCGTCAACGGCGACCTCCAGGAGAGCGTCGCCGGACTGCGCATCGTGCAGGCGTTCCGCCGCGAGCGCAGCGGCGCCGACCGGTTCGCGGAGCGCAGCCACGCCTACCGCGCGGCCCGGGTCCGCGGCCAGTTCCTGATCTCCGTCTACTTCCCGTTCGTCCAGCTGCTGTCCTCCGTCGCCGCCGCGCTCGTCCTGATCGTCGGCGCCGGACGGGTCGGCGAGGGCACACTCTCGGCGGGCGCGCTGGTCGCCTACCTCCTCTACATCGACCTGTTCTTCGCCCCCGTACAGCAGCTCTCGCAGGTTTTCGACGGCTACCAGCAGGCCGCCGTCTCGCTCGGCCGCATCCAGGAACTGCTGCGCGAACCGACCACCACGCCCCAGTCCGAGCGGCCGCGCCCGGTGGGCGAGCTGGCGGGCGAGATCGTCTTCGACGACGTGCACTTCCGGTACGGCGGCGGTACGGACGAACCGGACGCCCCCCGAGGCACCGGCGCCCTCGACGGCTCCGACGTCACGGCGCTCTCCGGCATCAGCCTGACCATCCCCGCCGGGCAGACCGTCGCCTTCGTCGGTGAGACCGGCGCGGGCAAGTCCACGCTGGTCAAGCTGGTGGCGCGGTTCTACGACCCGACCTCGGGCGCCGTCCGCGTCGACGGCACCGACCTGCGCGAACTGGACCTCACCGGCTACCGGCACCGCCTCGGCGTCGTACCGCAGGAGTCCTACCTGTTCGCCGGTACGGTCCGCGACGCCATCGCGTACGGGCGGCCGGACGCCACCGACGCCGAGGTGGAGGCCGCGGCCCGCGCGGTCGGCGCGCACGACATGATCGCCGGGCTGGACGGCGGATACCTCCACGAGGTCGCCGAACGCGGGCGCAACCTCTCCGCCGGCCAGCGCCAGCTGCTCGCCCTCGCCCGCGCGGAACTCGTCGACCCCGACATCCTGTTGCTCGACGAGGCCACTGCCGCGCTCGACCTGGCCACCGAGTCCGCCGTCAACGAGGCCACGGACCGGCTGTCCGGACGCCGTACGACGCTCGTCGTCGCGCACCGCCTGACCACCGCGGCCCGCGCCGACCGGGTCGTGGTCCTGGACCACGGCCGCGTCGCCGAGGACGGCACCCACGCGCAGCTCCTGGCCCGCGGTGGCCGGTATGCCGAACTGTGGCGGACGTTCACGGGCGAGGAGGAATCGGTGGCGGCCTGA
- a CDS encoding discoidin domain-containing protein, translating to MTHSAKLIAPLLAGTLVTTLPPAAAATPVRHAPAATAAATAPGAAAADSAACAPRELERFSKEKSQGDGQEKSTGGPAATDDGDGWTPTATRIDPKDGHHAFVGNGYLGQRVAPNGAGYTAPGETTGWPLKTPRYDGSFVSGLYARGPENLEGRQAIAALPTWTGLDITAAGDHPQTFDSATPAGRISHYRQTQFIRCGIVRTSLTWTAADGRATDLVYDVLADRTDAHTGAVRLRMTPHWGGRATVTDRLDGRGARRMTQTGGSARDGRTMDVTFRTDGTKTDGAVASTLRPGPQVREQGATTRRAGAAKDLGNQQSVSFPVRAGRSYELTKYVGVDTALTSRTPRAAATAAAQRAANRGWDALYRNHAAAWQKLWRSDVEVRGSGRGQRDLQSWVRAAQYGLLSSTRAGSRNSISPAGLTSDNYAGEIFWDAETWMYPGLLAAHPELAKSVVDYRYKTMAGAAANAKKLGYKGLFYPWTSGSKGDLWNECHSWDPPHCKTQNHLMGDVSLAAWQYYLATKDTTWLRERGWPVMKGIAEFWASRVTRNPDGSYSIKNVAGPDEYSNGVNDGVFTNAGAVTALRNAGRAAALLGQRAPAAWKEIADHIRIPYDAKKDVFEQYDGYKGTTIKQADTVLLMYPLEWPMSQRAKINTLDHYAARTDPDGPAMTDSVHAIAAAGTGEAGCSTYTYLMRSIRPFMRGAFHQFSEARGDKAGAGDPHAGSPAQDFLTGKGGFLQTFTNGLTGLRMREDRVHLDPMLPPQLSDGVTLRGLRWQGRTYDVEIGAHSTTVRLTAGAPMRVESPEGERVVSRGVPLTLKTRRPDLAATDNVARCRTAQATSEEPGMYAGAAVDGNAATSWVPDGSDGTLTVDLGKPSRIGQITPRWKDGEPASYVAQVSTDGKHWYGTGYDGRTTARYVRLTVHGADAAKKGGQRPGLAELTVKKAAEPATGK from the coding sequence ATGACTCACTCGGCCAAACTGATCGCCCCGCTCTTGGCGGGGACCCTCGTCACGACGCTGCCACCGGCCGCAGCCGCCACGCCGGTACGGCACGCCCCCGCGGCCACCGCTGCGGCCACGGCGCCCGGCGCAGCTGCCGCGGATTCCGCCGCCTGCGCCCCGCGAGAGCTGGAACGTTTCAGCAAAGAGAAGTCCCAGGGTGACGGGCAGGAAAAGAGCACCGGAGGCCCCGCCGCCACGGACGACGGCGACGGCTGGACCCCCACCGCCACCCGCATCGACCCCAAGGACGGCCACCACGCCTTCGTCGGCAACGGCTACCTTGGCCAGCGCGTGGCGCCCAACGGCGCCGGATACACGGCCCCCGGTGAGACGACCGGCTGGCCGCTGAAGACGCCCCGCTACGACGGCTCCTTCGTGTCCGGCCTGTACGCGCGCGGCCCGGAGAACCTGGAGGGCCGCCAGGCCATCGCCGCGCTGCCCACGTGGACGGGCCTCGACATCACCGCCGCCGGCGACCACCCGCAGACCTTCGACTCCGCGACCCCCGCCGGCCGCATCTCCCACTACCGCCAGACGCAGTTCATCCGCTGCGGAATTGTCCGTACATCTCTGACGTGGACGGCCGCCGACGGCCGCGCCACCGACCTCGTGTACGACGTGCTCGCCGACCGCACCGACGCGCACACCGGCGCCGTACGGCTGCGCATGACCCCGCACTGGGGCGGACGGGCCACCGTCACCGACCGCCTCGACGGGCGCGGCGCGCGCCGTATGACGCAGACCGGGGGCAGCGCGCGCGACGGCCGGACGATGGACGTGACCTTCCGTACGGACGGCACGAAGACGGACGGCGCGGTCGCCTCGACCCTGCGCCCCGGCCCGCAGGTCCGCGAGCAGGGCGCGACGACACGGCGCGCGGGTGCGGCGAAGGATCTGGGCAACCAGCAGAGCGTCAGTTTTCCCGTACGGGCCGGGCGCTCCTACGAACTGACCAAGTACGTCGGTGTCGACACCGCGCTCACCTCCCGCACCCCGCGCGCCGCCGCGACCGCCGCCGCGCAGCGCGCCGCGAACCGCGGCTGGGACGCGCTTTACCGGAACCACGCCGCCGCCTGGCAGAAGCTGTGGCGCAGTGACGTCGAGGTGCGCGGAAGCGGACGCGGGCAGCGGGACCTGCAGTCGTGGGTACGCGCGGCGCAGTACGGGCTGCTCTCCAGTACCCGCGCCGGCAGCCGCAACAGCATCAGCCCGGCCGGGCTGACCAGCGACAACTACGCCGGCGAGATTTTCTGGGACGCCGAGACCTGGATGTACCCGGGCCTGCTGGCCGCCCACCCCGAGCTGGCCAAGTCCGTCGTGGACTACCGCTACAAGACCATGGCCGGAGCCGCCGCCAACGCGAAGAAGCTGGGCTACAAGGGCCTGTTCTACCCGTGGACCAGCGGCAGCAAGGGCGATCTGTGGAACGAGTGCCACAGCTGGGACCCGCCGCACTGCAAGACCCAGAACCACCTGATGGGCGACGTCTCGCTGGCCGCCTGGCAGTACTACCTCGCCACCAAGGACACCACTTGGCTGCGCGAACGCGGCTGGCCGGTGATGAAGGGCATCGCGGAATTCTGGGCGTCCCGGGTCACCCGTAACCCGGACGGCAGCTACTCGATCAAGAACGTGGCGGGGCCGGACGAGTACAGCAACGGCGTCAACGACGGCGTCTTCACCAACGCCGGCGCGGTCACCGCGCTGCGCAACGCAGGGCGCGCCGCCGCGCTCCTCGGGCAGCGGGCCCCCGCCGCCTGGAAGGAGATCGCCGACCACATCCGCATCCCGTACGACGCGAAGAAAGATGTCTTCGAGCAGTACGACGGATACAAGGGCACGACGATCAAGCAGGCCGACACCGTGCTCCTGATGTATCCGCTGGAATGGCCCATGTCGCAGCGCGCCAAGATCAACACGCTGGACCACTACGCGGCACGCACCGACCCGGACGGCCCCGCCATGACCGACTCGGTGCACGCCATCGCCGCCGCCGGAACCGGTGAGGCGGGCTGCTCGACGTACACGTACCTGATGCGTTCCATCAGGCCGTTCATGCGCGGCGCCTTCCACCAGTTCTCCGAGGCGCGCGGCGATAAGGCGGGCGCGGGCGACCCGCACGCCGGATCGCCCGCGCAGGACTTCCTCACCGGCAAGGGCGGTTTCCTGCAGACCTTCACCAACGGCCTGACCGGCCTGCGGATGCGTGAGGACCGGGTGCACCTGGACCCGATGCTGCCGCCGCAGCTTTCCGACGGCGTCACACTGCGCGGGCTGCGCTGGCAGGGGCGTACGTACGACGTGGAGATCGGCGCGCACAGCACGACGGTGCGGCTGACGGCCGGCGCGCCGATGCGCGTCGAGTCGCCGGAAGGCGAGCGGGTGGTGAGCCGCGGCGTGCCGCTGACGCTCAAGACCCGACGCCCCGACCTCGCGGCGACCGACAACGTGGCCCGGTGCCGTACGGCGCAGGCCACGTCCGAGGAGCCGGGCATGTACGCGGGCGCCGCCGTGGACGGCAACGCGGCCACCTCCTGGGTGCCGGACGGTTCCGACGGCACCCTGACCGTCGACCTCGGCAAGCCCTCGCGCATCGGCCAGATCACCCCGCGCTGGAAGGACGGCGAGCCCGCCTCGTACGTCGCGCAGGTCTCGACGGACGGCAAGCACTGGTACGGGACCGGGTACGACGGCCGCACGACGGCGCGCTATGTCCGGCTCACGGTGCACGGCGCCGACGCGGCGAAGAAGGGCGGACAGCGCCCCGGCCTCGCCGAGCTGACCGTAAAGAAGGCCGCGGAACCGGCGACGGGGAAGTAG
- a CDS encoding penicillin-binding transpeptidase domain-containing protein, with protein sequence MRTAAKCVVGGVTAAVVGLVGVGAYNVYEAFAGEGSSGTSAGTTASRQTGPPSEEEIRDTARDFLAAWSKGDVNAAALLTDNAEGARQALTGFRDEAHVSKVTFEAGQQTDDAKVPYHVTAELTVGKGDDAKHTTWKYDSTLHVVRGKTTGKALVDWQPNVVHPDLRRGESLRTGSDGAPPVKAVDRNGTELDGTDLPSFGAILPALRESYGEKAGGVQGIEVRVINQSGEPGKTLHTMVKGRPGTLRTTLDAKVQRAAEAAVKGYREASVVVVKPGSGDILAVANHRSDQFNAAFQGRLAPGSTMKVVTAAMLMEKGLVSAGKSVECPKYASAGGRSFHNQGMFEINGGTFADSFARSCNTAFIGLADRISGADLSGEAQEVFGLGMDWKVGIPTFDGSVPQSDGPDTPAALIGQGRVQANPLNMASVAATAKAGYFSQPVLVSRELDDRPVAHASRALPSSVAAQLRAMMRRTAVSGTGARAMAGLGGDIGAKTGSAEADGQGDANSWFLGYRNDAAAAAVVQQGGHGGDAAGPIVRRVLAASR encoded by the coding sequence GTGCGTACGGCTGCGAAGTGTGTGGTCGGCGGGGTGACCGCCGCGGTGGTGGGCCTGGTCGGCGTGGGCGCCTACAACGTCTACGAGGCGTTCGCCGGCGAGGGCTCGTCCGGGACATCGGCCGGTACCACCGCGTCCAGACAGACCGGGCCCCCGTCCGAGGAAGAGATACGCGATACGGCGCGCGACTTCCTCGCGGCCTGGAGCAAGGGCGATGTGAATGCCGCCGCGCTCCTCACGGACAACGCCGAGGGCGCGCGCCAGGCCCTGACCGGATTCCGCGACGAAGCGCATGTCTCGAAGGTGACGTTCGAGGCCGGGCAGCAGACCGACGACGCGAAGGTGCCGTACCACGTCACCGCCGAGTTGACGGTCGGCAAGGGCGACGACGCGAAACACACGACCTGGAAGTACGACTCCACGCTGCACGTCGTACGCGGCAAGACCACCGGCAAGGCCCTCGTCGACTGGCAGCCCAACGTGGTCCACCCCGACCTGCGGCGCGGCGAGAGCCTGCGGACCGGTTCGGACGGCGCCCCGCCCGTCAAGGCGGTCGACCGCAACGGCACCGAACTCGACGGCACCGACCTGCCGTCCTTCGGCGCCATCCTGCCCGCCCTCCGCGAGAGCTACGGGGAGAAGGCGGGCGGCGTCCAGGGCATCGAGGTGCGCGTCATCAACCAGAGCGGCGAGCCGGGCAAGACGCTGCACACCATGGTCAAGGGCCGCCCCGGAACGCTCCGTACGACGCTGGACGCGAAGGTGCAGCGCGCCGCCGAGGCGGCGGTCAAGGGCTACCGCGAGGCGTCGGTCGTCGTGGTCAAGCCGGGCAGCGGGGACATCCTCGCGGTCGCCAACCACCGCTCGGATCAGTTCAACGCGGCGTTCCAGGGGCGGCTGGCGCCCGGTTCCACGATGAAGGTCGTGACCGCGGCGATGCTCATGGAGAAAGGTTTGGTCTCCGCGGGCAAGAGCGTGGAGTGCCCGAAGTACGCCTCGGCGGGTGGACGGTCCTTCCACAATCAGGGCATGTTCGAGATCAACGGCGGTACGTTCGCCGACAGTTTCGCGCGCTCCTGCAATACCGCCTTCATCGGCCTGGCCGACCGGATCTCGGGCGCGGACCTGAGCGGCGAGGCGCAGGAAGTCTTCGGGCTGGGGATGGACTGGAAGGTCGGAATACCGACGTTCGACGGCAGCGTGCCGCAGAGCGACGGCCCCGACACCCCGGCGGCCTTGATCGGCCAGGGCCGCGTCCAGGCCAACCCGCTGAACATGGCGTCCGTCGCCGCCACCGCCAAGGCCGGATATTTCTCCCAGCCCGTACTCGTCTCCCGCGAGCTGGACGACCGGCCGGTCGCCCATGCGAGCCGGGCACTGCCGTCCTCGGTCGCCGCCCAACTGCGGGCCATGATGCGGCGTACGGCCGTCAGCGGCACCGGCGCGCGGGCGATGGCCGGACTCGGCGGCGACATCGGTGCCAAGACCGGTTCGGCGGAGGCCGACGGCCAGGGCGACGCCAACAGTTGGTTCCTCGGTTACCGCAATGACGCCGCGGCGGCTGCCGTCGTCCAGCAGGGTGGTCACGGCGGCGACGCGGCGGGACCGATCGTCCGGAGAGTGCTCGCGGCGAGTCGCTGA
- a CDS encoding S28 family serine protease, giving the protein MRKAIRCLLSLAVLIGTASAGTASATAATAAKPKATDIKDRILAIPGMSLVQEKPVDGYRFFVLNYTQPIDHQHPSKGTFQQRLTLLHKSVERPTVFFTSGYNVSTDVRRSEPTQIIDGNQVSMEYRFFTPSRPQPADWKKLNIQQAANDQHRIFKALHKIYDQNWIATGGSKGGMTATYYRRFFPDDMDGTVAYVAPNDVNNDEDSAYDRFFRTVGTAQCRKDLATLEREALLRRGEMVKRYTQWAKENKQTFKVVGNVDKAYEVLVTDLVFGFWQYQPAATACAEVPKKTASTDELWKWIDKIGGFNSYTDQGLETNMPYYYQAGTQLGEPGYKYDHLKDLLRYPGINNSRTFVPRDIPMKFEKNAMRDVDRWVRHNAERMMFVNGEWDPWSSEPFRLGAGSEDSYVFKVPGGNHGSNIAKLREADRKKATERLLDWAGLDVAPGAKVTPQAPFDKKLDKRDETRLQMLRP; this is encoded by the coding sequence ATGCGCAAGGCCATCAGATGCCTGCTGTCGCTCGCGGTGCTCATAGGCACGGCGAGTGCCGGTACGGCGTCGGCGACGGCGGCCACCGCCGCGAAGCCGAAGGCGACGGACATCAAGGACCGGATCCTGGCGATCCCGGGGATGAGTCTCGTCCAGGAGAAGCCGGTCGACGGCTACCGCTTCTTCGTCCTGAACTACACCCAGCCGATCGATCACCAGCACCCCTCCAAGGGGACCTTCCAGCAGCGGCTGACCCTGCTGCACAAGTCCGTCGAGCGGCCGACGGTCTTCTTCACCTCCGGCTACAACGTCAGCACCGATGTGCGGCGCAGTGAGCCGACGCAGATCATCGACGGCAACCAGGTGTCGATGGAGTACCGCTTCTTCACGCCGTCGCGGCCCCAGCCCGCCGACTGGAAGAAGCTGAACATCCAGCAGGCGGCCAACGACCAGCACCGCATCTTCAAGGCGCTGCACAAGATCTACGACCAGAACTGGATCGCCACCGGCGGCAGCAAGGGCGGTATGACCGCGACCTACTACCGCCGCTTCTTCCCGGACGACATGGACGGCACGGTCGCCTACGTTGCGCCGAACGACGTGAACAACGACGAGGACTCGGCGTACGACCGGTTCTTCCGTACCGTCGGCACCGCGCAGTGCCGCAAGGACCTCGCCACGCTGGAGCGCGAGGCGCTGCTGCGCCGCGGCGAGATGGTCAAGCGCTACACGCAGTGGGCCAAGGAGAACAAGCAGACCTTCAAGGTCGTCGGCAACGTCGACAAGGCGTACGAGGTCCTGGTCACGGACCTGGTCTTCGGCTTCTGGCAGTACCAGCCGGCCGCGACCGCCTGCGCCGAGGTGCCCAAGAAGACCGCCTCCACGGACGAACTGTGGAAGTGGATCGACAAGATCGGCGGCTTCAACAGCTACACGGACCAGGGTCTTGAGACCAACATGCCGTACTACTACCAGGCGGGCACCCAGCTCGGTGAGCCCGGCTACAAGTACGACCACCTCAAGGACCTGCTGCGCTACCCGGGCATCAACAACTCCCGGACCTTCGTGCCGCGCGACATCCCCATGAAGTTCGAGAAGAACGCGATGCGCGACGTCGACCGGTGGGTGCGTCACAACGCGGAGCGCATGATGTTCGTGAACGGCGAGTGGGACCCGTGGAGCTCCGAGCCGTTCCGGCTGGGTGCCGGCTCCGAGGACTCCTACGTCTTCAAGGTCCCGGGCGGCAACCACGGCTCGAACATCGCGAAGCTGCGGGAGGCCGACCGCAAGAAGGCCACCGAGCGGCTGCTCGACTGGGCGGGCCTCGACGTGGCGCCGGGCGCCAAGGTCACGCCGCAGGCGCCGTTCGACAAGAAGCTGGACAAGCGGGACGAGACGCGGCTGCAGATGCTGCGGCCGTGA